A genomic window from Triticum urartu cultivar G1812 chromosome 7, Tu2.1, whole genome shotgun sequence includes:
- the LOC125522282 gene encoding 2-hydroxyisoflavanone dehydratase-like gives MAATGGSDDEVHFDFFPLVRQYKSGRVERFFNFPPIPAGVDPATGVVSKDVVIDPANGLWARVFLPPGAAGKLPVVVYFHGGAYVIGSASDPMTHNYLNGLVAAANVLAVALEYRLAPEHPLPAAYDDSWEGLKWVASHATAGAGAADGAEPLLVDHGDFSRVFLAGGSAGGTIAHVMAVRAGEQGALPGGVGIKGTIVVHPYFSGAAEIGKEATTGKAEKAKADAFWRFLYPGSPGLDDPLSNPFSEAAGGSAARIAGDRVLVCVAEKDGLRDRGVWYYESLKASGYGGEVELLESMDEDHVFYCMKPRSEKAIELQERILSFLRK, from the coding sequence ATGGCGGCGACGGGCGGCTCGGACGACGAGGTGCACTTCGACTTCTTCCCGCTCGTCCGCCAGTACAAGAGCGGCCGCGTGGAGCGGTTCTTTAACTTCCCCCCGATCCCGGCCGGCGTCGACCCCGCCACGGGCGTCGTCTCCAAGGACGTCGTCATCGACCCGGCCAACGGCCTCTGGGCGCGCGTCTTCCTGCCGCCCGGCGCCGCCGGCAAGCTCCCCGTCGTCGTCTACTTCCACGGCGGCGCCTACGTCATCGGCTCGGCGTCCGACCCCATGACGCACAACTACCTCAACGGCCTCGTCGCCGCGGCCAACGTCCTCGCGGTGGCGCTCGAGTACCGCCTCGCGCCGGAGCACCCGCTCCCCGCGGCCTACGACGACTCCTGGGAGGGGCTCAAGTGGGTGGCGTCCCACGCCACGGCTGGCGCGGGCGCGGCAGACGGCGCAGAGCCGTTGCTGGTCGACCACGGCGACTTCTCCCGCGTGTTCCTGGCGGGCGGTAGCGCCGGGGGCACCATCGCGCACGTCATGGCCGTGCGCGCCGGCGAGCAGGGTGCCCTCCCAGGCGGGGTCGGCATCAAGGGGACTATCGTGGTGCACCCCTACTTCAGCGGCGCGGCGGAGATCGGCAAGGAGGCGACCACGGGGAAGGCGGAGAAGGCCAAGGCCGACGCCTTCTGGCGGTTCCTCTACCCGGGCTCGCCGGGGCTCGACGACCCGCTGTCCAACCCGTTCTCCGAGGCGGCCGGCGGCAGCGCGGCGCGCATCGCCGGCGACCGCGTGCTCGTCTGCGTCGCCGAGAAGGACGGCCTCCGGGACAGGGGCGTCTGGTACTACGAGAGCCTCAAGGCGAGCGGCTACGGCGGCGAGGTGGAGCTGCTCGAGTCCATGGACGAGGACCACGTCTTCTACTGCATGAAGCCGCGGTCCGAGAAAGCGATCGAGTTGCAGGAGCGCATCCTCAGCTTCCTCCGCAAGTGA